From Acidovorax sp. FHTAMBA, one genomic window encodes:
- a CDS encoding serine/threonine-protein kinase produces the protein MSKIKPAPLPPDTAIGGYRVVRRLSSGGFGVVYLALDAEGQQVAIKEYLPSSLATRAPGELLPKVQSEKLSLYRLGLKSFFEEGRALAQISHASVVSVLNFFRENETVYMVMNYLEGATLQDFIITARDLKTQKVFRESTIRSLFDEVLRGLRIVHQHKMLHLDIKPANIFITDDNKAVMIDFGAAREVLSKEGNFIRPMYTPGFAAPEMYRRDSSMGPWTDIYAIGACIYACMQGFPPNEAPQRIEKDRLSLALTKLRGVYSDNLIEVVEWCMALDPLSRPQSVFALQKELSREGERRYTKLTVAEKMRLQLDTLVSDTKKNVQKVGEATGIGAKPK, from the coding sequence ATGTCAAAAATCAAGCCGGCTCCTTTGCCGCCCGATACCGCAATAGGCGGCTACCGCGTGGTGCGCCGGTTGTCATCGGGCGGTTTTGGTGTGGTCTATCTGGCCCTGGACGCCGAAGGGCAGCAGGTCGCCATCAAGGAATACCTTCCCTCCTCGCTGGCCACGCGTGCACCGGGCGAGCTGCTGCCCAAGGTGCAGTCAGAAAAACTCTCGCTCTACCGCCTGGGGCTCAAGAGCTTCTTCGAAGAAGGCCGGGCGCTGGCCCAGATCTCGCACGCTTCGGTGGTGAGCGTGCTCAACTTCTTCCGCGAGAACGAAACCGTCTACATGGTGATGAACTACCTGGAGGGCGCGACCCTGCAGGACTTCATCATCACCGCGCGGGACCTGAAAACGCAGAAGGTCTTCCGCGAATCCACCATCCGCTCGCTGTTCGACGAAGTGCTGCGCGGGCTGCGCATCGTGCACCAGCACAAGATGCTGCATCTTGATATCAAGCCGGCCAACATCTTCATCACCGACGACAACAAGGCCGTGATGATCGACTTTGGCGCCGCGCGCGAGGTGCTGTCCAAAGAGGGCAATTTCATCCGCCCGATGTACACGCCAGGCTTTGCCGCCCCCGAGATGTACCGGCGCGATTCGTCCATGGGCCCCTGGACCGATATTTACGCGATTGGTGCCTGCATCTACGCCTGCATGCAGGGCTTTCCGCCCAACGAGGCACCCCAGCGCATCGAAAAGGACCGCCTGTCGCTGGCCTTGACCAAGCTGCGTGGCGTGTACTCCGACAACCTTATCGAGGTGGTGGAGTGGTGCATGGCGCTCGATCCGCTGTCGCGCCCGCAGTCGGTATTTGCGCTGCAAAAGGAACTCAGCCGCGAGGGCGAGCGCCGCTACACCAAACTGACGGTGGCCGAGAAGATGCGCCTGCAGCTCGACACCCTGGTGTCCGACACCAAGAAAAACGTGCAAAAGGTGGGTGAAGCCACCGGTATCGGAGCCAAACCCAAATGA
- the rdgB gene encoding RdgB/HAM1 family non-canonical purine NTP pyrophosphatase, translated as MKIVLASNNRGKLAELQSMFAPLGVELVRQADLGVGEAEEPFRTFVENALAKARFASAHTGLPALADDAGMCVDAFGGLPGVDTAYYCTQFGYEKSDDNNVRALLEQLQGVANRRAAMVSTLVAVRSPQDPEPLIAVGRVVGEITTEPRGSNGFGFDPVMFIPEFGKTFAELPVEVKNAHSHRGRSAAQMLALMRERWL; from the coding sequence ATGAAAATCGTTCTAGCATCCAACAACCGTGGCAAGCTGGCCGAGCTGCAGTCCATGTTCGCGCCACTCGGGGTCGAGCTGGTTCGCCAGGCCGACTTGGGCGTGGGTGAGGCCGAAGAGCCATTTCGCACCTTTGTGGAGAATGCCTTGGCCAAAGCCCGCTTTGCCTCGGCCCACACCGGCCTGCCCGCCTTGGCGGATGACGCCGGTATGTGTGTGGATGCCTTTGGCGGCCTGCCGGGCGTCGATACCGCCTACTACTGCACCCAGTTTGGCTACGAGAAAAGCGACGACAACAACGTGCGCGCCCTGCTGGAGCAGTTGCAGGGCGTCGCCAACCGCCGCGCCGCCATGGTCAGCACCCTGGTTGCCGTGCGCAGCCCGCAAGACCCGGAGCCACTGATTGCCGTGGGCCGGGTGGTGGGCGAGATCACCACCGAACCCCGGGGCAGCAACGGATTTGGTTTTGACCCTGTGATGTTCATCCCCGAATTCGGCAAGACCTTTGCCGAGCTGCCTGTGGAAGTGAAGAACGCCCACAGCCACCGGGGCCGCTCGGCCGCGCAAATGCTGGCGCTGATGCGTGAACGCTGGCTGTAA
- the hemW gene encoding radical SAM family heme chaperone HemW: MVHIPITPQAEAEPAVVRDIQHYMRPGLLQLQSLPPLSLYVHLPWCLKKCPYCDFNSHEYREGGGDAAGNAGVPEQRYIDALMADLEAALPLIWGRTVHSIFIGGGTPSLFSPAAIDRLIGDIRARLLLAPDCEITLEANPGTFEKDRFRAFRAAGVTRLSVGVQSFNDQHLKALGRVHDRAQAMAAVEEAAASFDTYNLDIMYALPGQTPQELEQDMLTALAFKPPHISIYHLTIEPNTYFAKFPPAIPEDDQAYAMLDRITEMTGQAGMARYEISAYAQPGHQCFHNTNYWQFGDYLGIGAGAHSKLSFAHRVVRQVRFRDPARYMDNALAGRAMAQDEDVRRAELPFEYMLNALRLREGFALQDFMDRTGLPVTAIAKGLEAAERKGLIERSLTHVRPTERGFDFLSDLQELFLAD; the protein is encoded by the coding sequence GTGGTTCATATTCCGATCACGCCGCAGGCAGAGGCCGAACCCGCCGTGGTGCGCGACATCCAGCACTACATGCGCCCTGGCCTGCTGCAGTTGCAAAGCCTGCCACCGTTGTCGCTTTATGTGCACCTGCCGTGGTGCCTCAAGAAATGCCCGTACTGCGACTTCAACTCGCATGAGTATCGCGAAGGTGGCGGGGATGCGGCTGGCAATGCAGGGGTTCCCGAGCAGCGCTACATCGACGCGCTGATGGCCGACCTGGAGGCCGCGCTGCCGCTCATCTGGGGCCGCACGGTGCACAGCATCTTCATCGGCGGTGGCACGCCCAGCCTGTTTTCTCCAGCCGCCATTGACCGGCTGATCGGCGACATCCGCGCCCGCCTGCTCCTTGCGCCCGACTGCGAAATCACTCTGGAGGCCAACCCCGGCACGTTCGAGAAAGACCGCTTTCGCGCCTTCCGCGCGGCCGGTGTCACGCGCCTGTCGGTGGGGGTGCAAAGCTTCAACGACCAGCACCTCAAGGCCCTGGGCCGCGTGCATGACCGCGCCCAGGCGATGGCGGCGGTGGAAGAGGCCGCCGCGTCGTTTGACACCTACAACCTCGACATCATGTACGCGCTGCCGGGCCAGACGCCGCAGGAGCTGGAGCAGGACATGTTGACGGCATTGGCCTTCAAGCCGCCGCACATCTCCATCTACCATCTCACCATCGAGCCCAACACCTACTTCGCCAAGTTTCCGCCAGCCATCCCCGAGGACGACCAGGCCTACGCCATGCTCGACCGCATCACCGAGATGACGGGCCAGGCGGGCATGGCGCGCTACGAAATATCGGCCTATGCGCAGCCCGGACACCAGTGTTTCCACAACACCAACTACTGGCAGTTTGGCGACTACCTGGGAATTGGCGCGGGCGCCCACAGCAAACTCAGTTTTGCGCACCGCGTGGTGCGGCAGGTGCGCTTTCGGGACCCTGCCCGTTACATGGACAACGCCCTGGCCGGGCGGGCCATGGCGCAGGATGAAGACGTGCGCCGCGCCGAGCTGCCGTTTGAATACATGCTCAACGCCCTGCGGCTGCGTGAAGGGTTTGCGCTGCAGGACTTCATGGACCGCACCGGCCTGCCCGTCACCGCCATTGCCAAGGGGCTGGAGGCCGCAGAGCGCAAGGGTCTGATCGAGCGCAGCCTCACGCATGTCCGGCCCACAGAACGGGGCTTTGATTTTTTGAGCGATCTGCAGGAGCTGTTTCTGGCGGACTGA
- a CDS encoding I78 family peptidase inhibitor has translation MNRPIAWTLACSLALGAALAGCASPGPAPAPPGSPSATAPAPAPATACNAQPAQFAVGQNSTASVMESARVRSGSQMARILRPGQMVTKEFNAQRLNLQVDANGRILAVTCG, from the coding sequence ATGAACCGACCCATCGCATGGACTCTCGCATGCAGCTTGGCACTGGGCGCCGCCCTGGCAGGCTGCGCCAGCCCCGGGCCAGCACCTGCCCCGCCCGGCAGCCCGTCTGCCACCGCACCAGCCCCGGCGCCCGCCACTGCGTGCAATGCACAGCCAGCCCAGTTTGCCGTGGGCCAGAACAGCACGGCGTCCGTCATGGAGTCCGCCCGGGTGCGCTCAGGCTCGCAAATGGCGCGCATCCTGCGGCCGGGGCAAATGGTGACCAAGGAGTTCAACGCCCAGCGCCTGAACCTGCAGGTAGACGCGAACGGCCGCATCCTGGCGGTGACCTGCGGCTGA
- the ureG gene encoding urease accessory protein UreG, whose protein sequence is MTNTLHHIPHRTKNLPPLRVGIGGPVGSGKTTLLEMLCKAMRDDYDLIAITNDIYTKEDQRLLTVSGALPAERILGVETGGCPHTAIREDCSINLEAIDRMLGEFPNADIVFVESGGDNLAATFSPELSDLTIYVIDVAAGEKIPRKGGPGITKSDLFIINKTDLAPHVGANLDVMHADTTRMRTNAQGLKPFVMTNLKNLSGLSEVIGFIETRGMLKKQAPAVG, encoded by the coding sequence ATGACGAACACACTGCACCACATCCCCCACCGCACCAAGAACCTGCCCCCTTTGCGCGTCGGCATCGGCGGCCCCGTGGGCTCCGGCAAGACCACCCTGCTGGAGATGCTCTGCAAAGCCATGCGCGACGACTACGACCTCATCGCCATCACCAACGACATCTACACCAAGGAAGACCAGCGCCTGCTCACCGTCAGCGGCGCCCTGCCCGCCGAGCGCATCCTGGGCGTGGAAACCGGTGGCTGCCCCCACACGGCCATCCGCGAGGATTGCTCCATCAACCTGGAGGCCATCGACCGCATGCTGGGCGAGTTCCCCAACGCCGACATCGTGTTTGTGGAAAGCGGCGGCGACAACCTGGCCGCCACCTTCAGCCCCGAGCTCTCGGACCTCACCATCTACGTCATCGACGTGGCCGCTGGCGAAAAAATCCCGCGCAAGGGCGGCCCCGGCATCACCAAGAGCGACCTGTTCATCATCAACAAGACCGACCTGGCGCCCCACGTGGGCGCCAACCTGGACGTGATGCACGCCGACACCACCCGCATGCGCACCAACGCCCAGGGGCTCAAGCCATTTGTGATGACCAATCTGAAGAACCTGAGCGGGCTCAGCGAGGTGATCGGCTTCATCGAGACGCGGGGCATGCTGAAAAAACAGGCGCCCGCAGTCGGCTAG
- the greB gene encoding transcription elongation factor GreB, which yields MSKAFTKETDASDEDELVLPALPAGGKNYITPAGYARLRDELLNLIDNERPKVVETVHWAASNGDRSENGDYLYGKKRLREIDRRIRFLTKRLEIAEVVDPSQHVGSEQVFFGATVTYVEDEGTERTVTIMGIDEADSRELQVSWISPVARALLKARTGDEVLLPTPGGVRSLEVVSVKYPQRNDRED from the coding sequence ATGAGCAAGGCCTTTACCAAAGAAACCGATGCTTCCGATGAGGATGAATTGGTGTTGCCTGCGTTGCCTGCGGGCGGCAAGAACTACATCACTCCAGCAGGATACGCGCGCCTGCGTGATGAGCTGCTGAACCTCATTGACAACGAGCGGCCCAAAGTGGTGGAAACCGTTCACTGGGCTGCGAGCAATGGAGATCGGTCTGAAAACGGCGACTACCTCTACGGCAAGAAGCGTTTGCGAGAGATCGATCGGCGAATCCGATTTCTCACCAAGCGGCTCGAAATTGCCGAAGTGGTTGATCCCAGCCAGCACGTGGGAAGCGAACAGGTGTTTTTTGGCGCGACGGTTACTTACGTCGAGGATGAAGGCACAGAACGCACAGTCACCATCATGGGCATTGATGAGGCAGACAGCCGCGAATTGCAGGTGAGTTGGATTTCCCCTGTCGCGCGTGCGCTATTGAAAGCGCGCACAGGGGATGAAGTCCTGCTCCCCACTCCAGGAGGTGTTCGAAGTCTTGAAGTGGTGTCAGTGAAATATCCGCAACGCAACGACCGTGAGGATTAA
- a CDS encoding PP2C family serine/threonine-protein phosphatase has translation MKFSVFQISRRGGREKNEDRMGYCYTRESGLFVLADGMGGHPEGEVAAQIALQTISALFQRQAKPQLKDVQEFLSGALLAAHHQILRYATDKGMLDTPRTTLVAAVLQGGTATWVHCGDSRLYMVRDGDLLTRTRDHSYMELRNSPPPGLERINRNVLFTCLGSPTKPIYDITGPVYLEQGDRILLCSDGLWGTLSDEEIAKQLARNTVSHAVPELVEDALRKAGDSSDNVTVIALEWETPDAFESTQGVSTDSISDDVFASTIQAGPLDGLVDDLDDAAIERSIAEINEAIRRSAARKA, from the coding sequence ATGAAATTCTCGGTTTTCCAGATCAGCCGCCGTGGTGGCCGCGAGAAGAACGAAGACCGCATGGGCTATTGCTACACGCGCGAATCGGGCCTGTTTGTGCTGGCCGACGGCATGGGTGGCCACCCGGAAGGCGAAGTGGCGGCGCAGATCGCGCTGCAGACCATCTCCGCGCTGTTCCAGCGCCAGGCCAAGCCGCAGCTCAAGGATGTGCAGGAGTTCCTGTCGGGCGCGCTGCTGGCGGCGCACCACCAGATTCTGCGTTACGCCACCGACAAGGGCATGCTCGACACGCCGCGCACCACGCTGGTGGCTGCGGTTTTGCAGGGCGGCACGGCCACCTGGGTGCATTGCGGCGATTCGCGGCTGTACATGGTGCGCGACGGTGATTTGCTGACCCGCACCCGCGACCACTCCTACATGGAGCTGCGCAACTCCCCACCGCCGGGCCTGGAGCGCATCAACCGCAACGTGCTGTTCACCTGCCTGGGCTCGCCCACCAAGCCCATCTATGACATCACCGGCCCGGTGTACCTGGAGCAGGGCGACCGCATTCTGCTGTGTTCGGATGGGCTGTGGGGCACGCTCAGCGACGAGGAGATTGCCAAACAGCTGGCCCGCAACACGGTGTCGCACGCTGTGCCCGAGCTGGTGGAGGACGCCCTGCGCAAGGCGGGTGACAGCAGCGACAACGTGACCGTGATCGCGCTGGAGTGGGAGACGCCCGACGCGTTCGAGTCCACCCAGGGCGTGTCCACCGACAGCATCAGCGACGACGTGTTTGCGTCCACCATCCAGGCCGGGCCACTCGATGGCCTGGTGGACGACCTGGACGATGCCGCCATCGAGCGGTCCATCGCCGAGATCAACGAAGCCATCCGCCGCTCTGCTGCACGGAAAGCCTGA
- a CDS encoding bifunctional (p)ppGpp synthetase/guanosine-3',5'-bis(diphosphate) 3'-pyrophosphohydrolase — MNAVLNSPSATQAEPGETPTAGTLSAAAAAANAAAASFAALTDSLDYLDASSIEQVRQAYRFADEAHLGQLRNSGEPYITHPIAVAAQCATWKLDAQALMAALLHDAMEDCGVTKADLIDRFGAPVAELVDGLTKLDKLQFNTREENQAESFRKMLLAMARDVRVILIKLADRTHNMRTLSDMPRSKWGRISSETLEIYAPIAHRLGLNQTYRELQDLAFRHLHPWRYATLSKAVNKSRNRRRDLVQKVQTEVDAAFSRIGMKVRLAGREKTLYAIYQKMDLKHLSFAQVTDIYGFRVIVPTVTDCYTALGVLHQMYKPVPGKFKDHIAIAKLNGYQSLHTTLVGPSGVNIEFQMRTDEMHVIAEAGVAAHWLYKAQDGDGSSAERLGTKWLQSLLDIQNETRDAAEFWDHVKVDLFPDAVYVFTPKSQIMALPRGATVVDFAYAIHSNVGDRTTAAKINNEQVPLRTELKNGDVVEIITAPVSTPNPAWLGFVRTGRARSKIRHYLKTLAQNESEGLGEKLLTQAIRAEGLERLPPMNTETQPMWDKLLRFTGNRTRSELMTDLGLGKRIASIVAKRLMVLMSEHGHRPDALLMTRERYTSHETLSQGAVTLDGSENASVQYASCCRPVPGDSIVGYLGRGEGLVVHNVHCTVAKRLQHKDSERFIAVDWSDEPTRMFETGVVVTVTNGKGVLARVAAELANSEADITHVDMDDEAALDTTDLRFIVAVRDQAHLETALRNLRRTQAVIRAARITPQAA; from the coding sequence ATGAACGCGGTGCTCAACTCACCTTCTGCAACGCAAGCCGAGCCGGGCGAAACGCCGACGGCAGGCACTTTGTCGGCAGCCGCCGCGGCCGCCAATGCGGCTGCGGCCAGCTTTGCCGCGTTGACGGACAGCCTTGACTACCTCGACGCCTCGAGCATCGAACAGGTACGCCAAGCCTACCGTTTCGCTGACGAGGCCCACCTGGGCCAGTTGCGCAACAGCGGTGAGCCCTACATCACCCACCCCATTGCCGTGGCTGCCCAGTGCGCCACCTGGAAGCTGGACGCGCAGGCCCTGATGGCCGCCTTGCTGCACGATGCCATGGAGGATTGCGGCGTCACCAAGGCCGACCTGATTGACCGGTTTGGAGCCCCCGTGGCCGAACTGGTGGACGGGCTCACCAAGCTGGACAAGCTGCAATTCAATACGCGCGAGGAAAACCAGGCTGAGTCTTTTCGCAAGATGCTGCTGGCCATGGCGCGCGACGTGCGCGTCATCCTCATCAAGCTGGCGGACCGCACGCACAACATGCGCACGCTGTCGGACATGCCACGCAGCAAATGGGGTCGCATTTCTTCGGAAACGCTCGAAATCTATGCGCCCATCGCCCACCGACTGGGTCTCAATCAGACGTACCGGGAACTGCAGGACCTGGCATTCCGGCACCTGCACCCATGGCGTTACGCGACGTTGTCCAAGGCGGTCAACAAATCGCGTAACCGCCGTCGTGATCTTGTTCAGAAAGTGCAGACCGAAGTGGATGCTGCATTTTCCAGAATCGGCATGAAAGTTCGTCTTGCCGGCCGTGAAAAGACTTTGTATGCCATCTACCAGAAGATGGACCTCAAGCATTTGAGCTTTGCCCAGGTGACGGACATCTACGGCTTCCGGGTGATCGTGCCAACCGTCACGGACTGTTATACCGCCCTGGGCGTGCTGCACCAGATGTACAAGCCGGTACCCGGCAAGTTCAAGGATCACATCGCCATCGCCAAGCTCAATGGCTACCAGTCCCTTCACACCACGCTGGTGGGCCCGTCTGGCGTGAATATCGAGTTTCAGATGCGCACGGACGAAATGCACGTCATAGCCGAGGCCGGTGTGGCTGCACACTGGCTGTACAAGGCACAGGACGGTGACGGCTCGTCGGCCGAAAGGCTGGGAACCAAATGGCTGCAGTCCCTGCTCGACATTCAGAACGAGACCCGCGATGCCGCAGAGTTCTGGGACCATGTCAAGGTGGACCTTTTTCCTGATGCAGTCTACGTCTTCACCCCCAAGAGCCAGATCATGGCTTTGCCACGTGGCGCCACCGTGGTGGACTTTGCCTACGCCATCCACAGCAACGTGGGCGACCGCACCACGGCAGCCAAGATCAACAACGAGCAAGTGCCGTTGCGCACCGAACTCAAGAATGGCGATGTTGTGGAGATCATCACTGCCCCGGTATCCACGCCGAACCCGGCCTGGCTGGGTTTTGTGCGCACGGGCCGCGCGCGCTCCAAGATTCGGCACTACCTGAAAACGCTGGCGCAGAACGAATCGGAAGGCCTGGGCGAGAAACTGCTGACTCAGGCTATCCGCGCGGAAGGGCTAGAGCGGTTGCCGCCCATGAACACCGAGACCCAGCCGATGTGGGACAAGCTCCTGCGTTTTACAGGAAACCGTACCCGCAGCGAACTGATGACCGACCTGGGTTTGGGAAAGCGTATCGCCAGCATTGTCGCGAAGCGGCTCATGGTGCTCATGTCTGAACACGGGCACCGCCCCGACGCGCTGCTGATGACGCGGGAACGCTACACATCCCACGAGACGCTTTCGCAGGGTGCTGTGACACTCGACGGCAGCGAGAATGCATCAGTGCAATACGCGTCCTGTTGCCGCCCCGTGCCTGGAGACAGCATCGTGGGTTATCTGGGCCGCGGTGAAGGCCTGGTCGTTCACAACGTTCACTGCACCGTCGCCAAGCGGTTACAGCACAAGGATAGTGAACGCTTTATCGCGGTGGACTGGTCGGACGAACCAACGCGCATGTTTGAAACCGGGGTCGTGGTGACGGTCACGAACGGCAAAGGCGTACTCGCCCGCGTAGCTGCGGAACTGGCCAACTCGGAAGCAGATATTACCCATGTGGACATGGACGACGAGGCCGCCCTTGACACCACGGACTTGCGTTTCATCGTGGCTGTGCGGGATCAGGCCCACCTCGAAACAGCACTTCGCAACCTTCGTCGCACCCAGGCCGTCATTCGCGCCGCACGCATCACCCCGCAGGCCGCATGA
- a CDS encoding YicC/YloC family endoribonuclease, translated as MPVYSMTGYASAQHGASATGAENDTRAPQSRRLGLEIRSVNSRFLDLSFRLPDELRAMEPALRSLLTARLKRGKVEVRAALENEDSNTLQDPPARLLQRLNSLQDSVKAWLPAAAPLTVADALRLCANAPSGSEDWSDAVPALAEEALTALMAAREREGKRLASMLLDRVKQLRALAEQAVPMVPLLVEQQRLRFMERWKEAMALTDGATLPEAARDRALTEATAFAIRIDVAEEITRLDSHLDEIERLLKKGGEVGKRLDFLIQELHREANTLGSKSAALDLTRISVDMKVLIEQMREQVQNIE; from the coding sequence ATGCCAGTTTACAGCATGACCGGATACGCCAGCGCACAGCATGGCGCATCTGCCACTGGCGCTGAAAACGACACCCGCGCGCCCCAATCACGCAGACTGGGGCTGGAAATCCGCTCGGTCAACAGCCGCTTCCTGGACCTTTCGTTCCGCCTCCCCGATGAACTGCGCGCCATGGAGCCCGCGCTGCGCAGCCTGCTGACCGCCCGCCTCAAGCGCGGCAAGGTTGAAGTCCGCGCCGCCCTGGAGAACGAGGACAGCAACACCCTGCAGGACCCGCCCGCACGGCTGCTGCAGCGGCTCAATTCTTTGCAGGATTCCGTCAAGGCATGGCTGCCGGCGGCGGCACCCCTCACGGTAGCCGACGCCCTGCGCCTGTGCGCCAACGCCCCATCGGGCTCTGAGGACTGGAGCGATGCGGTTCCTGCTTTGGCCGAAGAAGCCCTGACCGCCCTGATGGCCGCCCGCGAACGGGAGGGCAAGCGCCTGGCCTCCATGCTGCTGGACCGGGTCAAGCAATTGCGTGCCCTGGCCGAACAGGCCGTCCCCATGGTGCCGCTGCTGGTCGAGCAGCAACGGCTGCGCTTCATGGAGCGCTGGAAGGAAGCCATGGCGCTGACCGACGGTGCCACCCTGCCCGAGGCAGCCCGTGACCGCGCCCTGACCGAGGCCACGGCGTTTGCCATCCGCATTGATGTGGCCGAGGAAATCACCCGGCTGGACTCCCACCTGGACGAAATCGAACGCCTTCTCAAGAAAGGCGGCGAGGTGGGCAAGCGCCTGGACTTCCTGATCCAGGAGCTCCACCGCGAGGCCAATACGCTGGGCTCCAAATCAGCGGCCCTTGACCTGACCCGCATCAGCGTGGACATGAAAGTGCTGATCGAGCAAATGCGCGAGCAAGTTCAAAACATCGAATAA
- the gmk gene encoding guanylate kinase, translating to MDYPGNLIVVAAPSGAGKSSLVKALLELDSHVHLSISHTTRAPRGQEKHGRDYYFASQSEFDAMVEGNAFVEWAHVHGNRYGTSKKAIEERIAQGSDVILEIDFQGALQIKQAFANAILVFILPPSWEELRSRLERRGEDSPEVIEVRLKNAAEEMAQVSKFDFVIINELFERALFDLKAVVHAQRLKYAAQRRARADTFQSLNIT from the coding sequence ATGGACTATCCCGGAAATCTCATCGTAGTTGCGGCCCCCAGCGGCGCTGGCAAATCCAGCTTGGTCAAGGCCTTGCTGGAGCTGGACTCGCACGTCCACCTGTCAATCTCCCACACCACCCGCGCGCCGCGCGGGCAGGAAAAGCACGGCCGCGACTATTACTTTGCATCGCAATCAGAGTTCGATGCCATGGTGGAAGGCAACGCCTTCGTGGAGTGGGCGCACGTGCACGGCAACCGCTATGGCACCTCCAAGAAGGCGATCGAGGAGCGCATTGCCCAAGGCTCGGATGTGATTCTGGAAATCGACTTTCAGGGCGCGCTACAGATCAAGCAGGCTTTCGCCAATGCAATCCTCGTGTTTATCCTGCCGCCGAGCTGGGAAGAACTGCGTTCGCGCCTGGAGCGACGGGGCGAAGACTCCCCGGAAGTCATCGAAGTCCGTCTGAAGAATGCAGCCGAGGAGATGGCCCAGGTCAGCAAATTCGACTTCGTTATAATCAACGAGTTGTTTGAGCGCGCGCTTTTCGACCTGAAAGCCGTAGTTCACGCCCAGCGACTCAAGTACGCCGCCCAGCGCCGCGCCCGTGCTGACACCTTCCAGTCGCTCAATATCACCTGA
- the rpoZ gene encoding DNA-directed RNA polymerase subunit omega, translated as MARITVEDCLEKIPNRFQLVLAATYRARMLSQGHAPRIESRNKPAVTALREIAEGKVGLEMLKKVPG; from the coding sequence ATGGCACGCATCACCGTAGAAGACTGTCTGGAAAAGATCCCCAACCGCTTCCAGCTTGTGTTGGCCGCCACGTACCGTGCCCGCATGCTGAGCCAGGGCCATGCACCCCGCATCGAAAGCCGCAACAAGCCTGCAGTCACTGCCCTGCGCGAAATCGCCGAAGGCAAAGTGGGCCTTGAGATGCTCAAGAAGGTTCCTGGTTGA
- the rph gene encoding ribonuclease PH, protein MTFKRTGDRAANQLRPVRITRHYTMHAEGSVLIEFGNTKVLCTASVEERVPPHKRGSGEGWVTAEYGMLPRATHTRSDREAARGKQTGRTQEIQRLIGRSLRAVFDLKLLGERTIQLDCDVIQADGGTRTAAITGAWVSAQDAVNQLLASGKITQSPLVQPVAAISVGIVQGTPLLDLEYVEDVDCDTDMNVVMTGAGHFVEVQGTAEGVAFTRTEMDQLLALAEKGIAELVQLQQRALLETP, encoded by the coding sequence ATGACCTTTAAACGCACCGGCGACCGCGCTGCCAACCAGCTGCGCCCCGTGCGCATCACCCGCCACTACACCATGCACGCCGAGGGCTCGGTGCTGATCGAGTTCGGCAACACCAAGGTGCTGTGCACCGCCTCGGTGGAAGAGCGCGTGCCGCCCCACAAGCGCGGCAGCGGCGAGGGCTGGGTCACGGCCGAATACGGCATGTTGCCTCGCGCCACCCACACCCGCAGTGACCGCGAGGCCGCGCGCGGCAAGCAGACCGGCCGCACGCAGGAGATCCAGCGCCTCATCGGCCGCAGCCTGCGGGCCGTGTTTGACCTCAAGCTGCTGGGCGAGCGCACCATCCAGCTCGATTGCGACGTGATCCAGGCCGATGGCGGTACCCGCACCGCGGCCATCACCGGCGCCTGGGTGTCAGCGCAGGATGCGGTCAACCAGCTGCTGGCCAGCGGCAAGATCACGCAGTCCCCCCTGGTGCAGCCGGTGGCGGCCATCTCGGTCGGCATCGTGCAGGGCACGCCGCTGCTGGATCTTGAATATGTGGAAGACGTGGACTGCGACACCGACATGAACGTCGTGATGACGGGCGCAGGCCACTTTGTGGAAGTGCAGGGCACGGCCGAAGGCGTGGCGTTTACCCGGACGGAGATGGACCAGCTGCTCGCGCTGGCCGAAAAAGGCATCGCAGAGCTGGTGCAGTTGCAGCAACGGGCGCTGCTGGAAACCCCCTAA